The sequence CTGCCGCTTGTGCTTTCAGCCGCCGGTCTTCCGGACCAGGTTATCCTCGCGGCCATTCCCTTGATCATGACCGTGGACTGGATCATCGCCCGCGCTCGCTCCGGTGTCAACGTCATGAGCGACATGCTCGTGGCCATCCTGCTGGACACGGGACACTCGAAACCTGAAGCAGTCCCCATCGTCGAACAACGTCAGTAAATTGATCTCCAGTCAGGCAAGCTGAGTTGTGTAGCCCGATTGACGGGTAAACCCTGCGCCCTCTTCCGTAACTTAAGCTTCAGCACTTCGCAGCATCAGCACAAGCTGTAGATCGATCGATCAGTACACGAGCTTCTCGTGTAACCAGGCCAGTAGTTCGTGCGTCACCTGTTCCGGATCATCTTCATGGACGAAATGCCCGGCATCTGCCATCCTGACGACTGTCAGATCGGTAACAAACTCACTGAGCCCATTGAGGTTCTGGGCCACAAGCGCATGGTCTTGAAGTCCCCAGATCACGAGCGAGGGAATATCGATCGTGGGATACCCCAGCCTGCGCTGACGAATGCCACCTCCACCTCGGAATGCGGCTCGATAGTAATTCACCATGGCGGTCAGTGCGCCGGGCTCGTAGGCCTGCTTCCGGTACGACTCCACGACATCGCTCGGCATCTCATTGCGATCAGTCGCCATGCGCTCAAAGATCTGCCCGATGACATAAGCATGCCCAGCCGATAAGGCTGCCTCCGGAAGCCATGGAATCTGGAAGAAGCCCATGTACCAAGAGCAGAGAAATTGCCGCCAGTGCCGAACCTCTCGTTCAAAACAGGCAGGGTGGGGCGCATTCATAATAACTAGGGCGTCTACACGACCGGGGTACCGCATCGCATAGTACCAGGCGATGATTCCACCCCAGTCGTGCCCGACCAGGATAGCCCGTTGCACCTTCGCAGCATCGAGGAGGCCACTGACATCGTCCATCAACAATTCTATGGAGTAGGCTTCAATACCGATCGGACGTGCAGTTCCGCCATATCCGCGAAGGTCAGGGGCCCAGATCCGATAGCCTGCCTGGGCTAACGGCTCAATCTGATGCCGCCAGGAGACTGCCGACTCCGGAAACCCATGGAGAAGGAGGACCAGTCGATCTCCAGTCCCGGCCACGGTCACCCGAAACGTCAATTGATTGACCGGAATATGGCAACATGACTCGGCCTTGACGCTGGGGTATTTGGGGGCCAGGTAGCTCATGCACAAAACTTTCGAAATCGCTGGCCAGTTCTTGAAAGCCTGCTATGCTTACAACCATGGAACCACCAAATTGGGTGTATTGGCCAGATCAGGGTAAGTGGCGCGCCTATCCGGAGGGCTCTCCCGATAGCGAAATACAGGCAGTCTCCTTCGAAGAGCTGCAGTTCCAGATTCAGCGGCTGAACCAAGAAGTCAAAAGAACCCATCGAGAGATTTCCCGCATCGAACGACCCAGGCGGATCGTTCTTGACTTGGATGCGCCACAGTATGTCCTTTCACAGGATCAAGGCAAGTGGCATGGGCATCTGTT is a genomic window of Candidatus Nitrospira kreftii containing:
- a CDS encoding hypothetical protein (conserved protein of unknown function) codes for the protein MSYLAPKYPSVKAESCCHIPVNQLTFRVTVAGTGDRLVLLLHGFPESAVSWRHQIEPLAQAGYRIWAPDLRGYGGTARPIGIEAYSIELLMDDVSGLLDAAKVQRAILVGHDWGGIIAWYYAMRYPGRVDALVIMNAPHPACFEREVRHWRQFLCSWYMGFFQIPWLPEAALSAGHAYVIGQIFERMATDRNEMPSDVVESYRKQAYEPGALTAMVNYYRAAFRGGGGIRQRRLGYPTIDIPSLVIWGLQDHALVAQNLNGLSEFVTDLTVVRMADAGHFVHEDDPEQVTHELLAWLHEKLVY
- a CDS encoding hypothetical protein (conserved protein of unknown function), coding for MLTTMEPPNWVYWPDQGKWRAYPEGSPDSEIQAVSFEELQFQIQRLNQEVKRTHREISRIERPRRIVLDLDAPQYVLSQDQGKWHGHLLGYPEHSTQGESFDEVQFKLSQLCRNLMTAKQLPLRKAA